In one window of Pseudomonadota bacterium DNA:
- a CDS encoding cation-transporting P-type ATPase — protein sequence MDLFRLDSKTLLRHLKSSEDGLAGSRVERLHREFGPNRLEQAEKKNYLLSYLGQYTQFFAILLEVAAALSFVADRFSPGEGMDILGYAILGAVIVNATFTFWQEYRADKAMEALLRLMPTMVTVRREGEVVSVAAEEIVPGDIMLLEEGDKVAADGVLLEANSLYLNLSSLNGESAPASRTLEPGAARRALDAKNMVFAGTTVTTGSGIAVATATGGATEFGRIASLTRNVGKSLTPMQREIIHITRILTIIALLMGLVFFALGLFSGKGPLLASIFALSLIVANVPEGLLPTITLSLSLASQRMARRNALIKNLDSVETLGSATVICTDKTGTLTRNEMTLKEIRLAGGELVKVSGEGYREAGDFTVQGAAGADERLDEFLTAALLNCRAEIDDDALRGDPTELALVAAVAKRGISQPPYERVRENAFTSDRKMMSTQYAEGGREYLFVKGALEVVLEKCTTWRAGDGEPRPIDEAYRTQVHAWAEELEDLAYRVLALAVGDGEREEELVLLGLAAIMDLPRSEVAGAVAICGEAGIRVMMITGDHPKTAAAVARLIGLAHDRVLTGQELEEIGDDQLEEMLGRENILFARMASSQKLRIATALQNNDEVVAMTGDGVNDAPALKKADIGIAMGIAGTEVAKEAADMVLLDDNFNSIVIAIEEGRTVYFNIKKFVTYILSSNVPEIVPYILQFFLKIPLPLSVIQILSIDLGSDMLPGLALGSEKPEKNIMRRPPVGRGEKILDWEVFKRGYFFLGVIEAAAAMSAFLGFLLLHGWQYGTVELGDPFLHRQAMTMTLLGAVSCQLLNAWTMRSWEFSAFSVGFTTNRMLLGAMAVELVWIWMLLNVEPVRRVFNTAPVPVGDLWLLLPFPVLIFTGHELYKWRKRRRTEGREMNES from the coding sequence ATGGACCTGTTCCGGCTTGACAGCAAAACCCTGCTTCGCCATTTGAAAAGCTCCGAGGATGGGTTGGCCGGGTCCCGGGTCGAGCGACTGCACAGGGAATTCGGGCCGAACCGGTTGGAGCAGGCGGAAAAAAAGAATTATCTGCTCTCCTACCTTGGCCAGTACACCCAGTTTTTTGCAATTCTCCTTGAAGTGGCGGCCGCCCTGTCTTTTGTCGCCGACCGGTTTTCGCCCGGAGAGGGGATGGATATTCTCGGTTACGCGATCCTCGGCGCAGTGATCGTCAATGCGACCTTTACCTTCTGGCAGGAATACCGGGCGGACAAGGCGATGGAAGCGTTGCTCAGGCTGATGCCGACCATGGTCACCGTCCGCAGGGAAGGCGAGGTTGTCTCGGTCGCCGCTGAGGAAATTGTTCCCGGTGATATCATGCTCCTTGAAGAAGGGGACAAGGTGGCCGCCGATGGTGTTCTGCTGGAGGCGAATTCCCTGTACCTGAACCTGTCCTCCCTGAACGGGGAGTCGGCCCCCGCCTCACGCACTTTGGAACCGGGAGCCGCCCGCCGCGCGCTTGACGCGAAAAACATGGTCTTTGCCGGGACCACCGTCACCACCGGCAGCGGCATCGCCGTGGCCACCGCCACCGGGGGCGCCACCGAATTCGGCCGGATCGCGAGTCTCACCAGGAATGTCGGGAAGAGCCTGACGCCGATGCAGCGGGAAATTATTCACATCACCCGGATTCTGACGATCATTGCCCTGCTGATGGGGCTGGTTTTTTTTGCGCTCGGTCTGTTTTCCGGCAAGGGACCCCTGCTCGCCTCGATTTTCGCCCTGTCGCTGATTGTCGCAAATGTCCCGGAAGGGCTGCTGCCGACCATTACCTTGTCACTCTCTCTTGCCAGTCAGCGCATGGCCCGCCGCAACGCGCTGATCAAAAATCTCGATTCGGTGGAGACCCTGGGTAGCGCCACGGTAATCTGTACCGACAAGACCGGCACCTTGACCAGAAACGAGATGACTTTAAAAGAGATCCGTCTGGCCGGAGGCGAACTGGTGAAGGTGTCCGGCGAAGGCTACCGGGAAGCGGGAGACTTTACCGTTCAGGGGGCCGCTGGCGCGGATGAACGGCTTGATGAATTCCTGACCGCCGCTCTGCTGAATTGTCGTGCCGAAATCGATGATGACGCGCTGCGGGGTGATCCGACCGAACTCGCTCTGGTCGCTGCAGTGGCAAAACGGGGGATTTCTCAGCCGCCGTATGAGCGGGTCCGGGAGAATGCTTTTACCAGCGATCGAAAAATGATGTCGACCCAGTATGCCGAAGGCGGCAGAGAGTATCTCTTTGTCAAGGGGGCGCTGGAGGTCGTTCTGGAGAAATGCACAACCTGGCGGGCAGGTGACGGTGAACCCCGGCCGATCGATGAAGCGTATCGCACCCAGGTGCATGCCTGGGCGGAAGAACTTGAGGATCTGGCCTACCGGGTTCTGGCGCTGGCAGTCGGTGACGGCGAGCGGGAGGAGGAGCTGGTCCTGCTCGGTCTTGCGGCGATCATGGACCTGCCGCGCAGCGAGGTCGCCGGCGCCGTTGCCATCTGCGGTGAGGCCGGAATCCGGGTGATGATGATCACCGGCGATCATCCGAAAACGGCCGCCGCCGTTGCCCGGCTGATCGGGCTTGCCCATGACCGGGTGCTGACCGGCCAGGAACTTGAGGAGATCGGCGATGACCAGCTTGAGGAAATGCTCGGCAGGGAAAATATCCTTTTTGCCCGGATGGCCAGCAGTCAGAAATTAAGAATTGCCACGGCCCTGCAGAACAATGATGAGGTTGTGGCGATGACCGGGGACGGAGTCAACGACGCCCCGGCCCTGAAGAAGGCCGATATCGGCATCGCGATGGGGATTGCCGGCACCGAGGTAGCCAAGGAGGCGGCCGACATGGTGTTGCTGGACGATAACTTCAACTCCATTGTCATCGCTATCGAGGAGGGACGAACGGTCTATTTCAATATCAAGAAATTCGTTACCTACATCCTCTCCTCGAATGTGCCGGAGATCGTCCCGTACATTCTCCAGTTCTTCCTGAAGATCCCGCTGCCGCTGTCGGTGATCCAGATCCTCTCCATCGATCTCGGTTCCGACATGCTGCCCGGACTCGCCCTGGGCAGCGAAAAACCGGAAAAGAACATCATGCGCAGGCCGCCGGTGGGTCGTGGGGAGAAGATCCTCGACTGGGAGGTATTCAAGCGCGGCTATTTCTTTCTCGGGGTGATCGAGGCGGCGGCGGCAATGAGCGCCTTTCTCGGTTTTCTCCTGCTGCATGGCTGGCAATACGGGACGGTCGAGCTTGGCGACCCCTTTCTCCATCGCCAGGCGATGACCATGACCCTGCTCGGCGCGGTTTCCTGCCAGTTGTTGAATGCCTGGACCATGCGGAGCTGGGAATTTTCCGCCTTCTCGGTGGGATTTACAACCAACCGGATGCTGCTCGGGGCGATGGCGGTTGAACTTGTCTGGATCTGGATGCTCCTGAATGTGGAACCGGTCCGAAGAGTCTTCAACACCGCCCCGGTCCCGGTGGGCGACCTCTGGCTCCTTCTGCCGTTCCCGGTCCTGATCTTTACCGGTCATGAACTTTATAAATGGAGAAAACGGAGACGGACGGAAGGGCGGGAAATGAATGAAAGTTGA
- a CDS encoding DUF488 domain-containing protein → MSIFSPSVTVLHATNALISLMIYHTTTGKTSPDMIKPPTYNRQKLLLFLLEQAGGVLKKMDLHKLLFLYIQETGVDHYAFVPYRYGCYSFQAADDLDLLHKRGWLAQGNKELSLQSPIAMLPWVQKNPERDAVRAWLREKPNRGQSLVQEVYRRFPYYAINSEIKEQLLDNKELACVEKAAAIMTTTEKTIYTIGYEGIQFEDYINKLIKNGIELLCDVRKNPLSRKFGFGQRSLSTLLPKFGIEYLHIPELGIDSQNRKDLKTRDDYEALFSDYRKSLPERHVGLTRILQQFKSHHRIALTCFERESQDCHRHCISDFLARHNKLTVCHL, encoded by the coding sequence TTGTCTATTTTCAGCCCTTCTGTTACTGTGCTACATGCAACGAACGCATTGATATCATTAATGATTTATCATACAACGACTGGCAAAACGTCACCAGACATGATCAAACCGCCAACCTATAACCGCCAAAAACTCCTATTGTTTCTTCTGGAACAGGCGGGTGGAGTTCTCAAGAAAATGGATCTCCACAAACTGCTGTTTCTGTATATCCAAGAAACCGGCGTTGACCATTACGCATTTGTCCCGTATCGCTACGGCTGTTATTCGTTTCAGGCTGCCGACGACCTGGATCTGTTGCACAAACGCGGCTGGTTGGCACAGGGAAACAAAGAACTGAGCTTACAAAGCCCTATCGCCATGTTGCCCTGGGTACAAAAAAATCCCGAACGTGACGCAGTCCGGGCCTGGCTGAGGGAAAAACCCAACCGAGGGCAGTCGCTCGTCCAGGAAGTATATCGCCGTTTTCCATACTACGCGATCAATAGCGAGATCAAGGAACAGCTCCTCGACAATAAGGAATTGGCATGCGTAGAGAAGGCTGCGGCAATCATGACCACCACGGAAAAAACAATTTACACTATCGGTTATGAAGGCATCCAGTTTGAAGACTATATCAACAAACTGATCAAAAACGGCATCGAACTTCTCTGCGATGTCAGAAAAAACCCGTTAAGCCGCAAATTCGGATTTGGCCAACGGTCCCTATCAACACTTCTGCCGAAATTCGGCATTGAATATCTCCACATCCCGGAATTAGGTATAGATTCACAGAACCGCAAAGACCTGAAGACAAGAGACGACTACGAAGCGCTCTTTTCCGATTACCGAAAAAGCCTGCCGGAAAGACACGTTGGGTTGACCCGCATTTTACAGCAATTCAAAAGTCATCATCGGATCGCATTGACCTGTTTTGAACGAGAATCTCAAGACTGTCACAGGCACTGTATCAGTGACTTTCTCGCCCGCCACAACAAATTGACAGTCTGTCATCTATGA
- a CDS encoding universal stress protein, with product MKAVAAVNGLITSEVSAFYAARYASLYNLTLTLLHVANPTDERLDVESSMAVIEEVAAGYKVKTERVFLEGKPEKAICDYLRETRADIVFCSTRMRRRFFEDSLSEKLSRLRPATDLAIVRVARIEAWAMTREAVLPIREERLSVEKFLFFTSMVKALGSSAEIYSISPVSRSRMARLEIGDTKKLFQRINDRLEHYSRALKLLEIPFRIKHALAADEIGQILHHLSHHDCELLVVGGRRLARRPRIFGENRLERLFRLTPVNTIAYYAGSE from the coding sequence ATGAAAGCAGTCGCGGCCGTGAACGGCCTGATCACCTCGGAAGTTTCCGCTTTTTATGCCGCCCGTTATGCGTCCCTGTATAACCTCACCCTGACCCTGCTCCATGTTGCCAACCCGACTGACGAGAGACTTGATGTCGAAAGCAGTATGGCGGTGATTGAGGAGGTTGCCGCAGGGTACAAGGTCAAGACCGAACGGGTGTTCCTGGAGGGGAAGCCGGAAAAGGCAATCTGTGATTATCTCCGGGAGACCAGGGCCGATATTGTTTTCTGTTCGACCCGGATGCGGCGCCGATTTTTTGAGGATTCGCTAAGTGAAAAATTGAGCCGCCTTCGTCCGGCCACGGATCTTGCGATCGTCCGCGTCGCCCGGATCGAGGCATGGGCGATGACCAGGGAAGCGGTTCTGCCGATCCGGGAAGAGCGGTTGTCGGTGGAAAAATTTCTGTTCTTCACTTCAATGGTCAAAGCCCTGGGAAGTTCCGCCGAGATTTATTCGATCAGCCCGGTCAGCCGCAGTCGGATGGCCCGGCTGGAGATCGGTGACACCAAAAAGCTCTTTCAGCGGATCAATGATCGACTCGAACATTATTCCCGCGCCCTGAAACTGCTGGAAATCCCCTTTCGAATCAAGCATGCCCTGGCTGCCGACGAAATCGGCCAGATCCTTCATCATCTCTCCCATCACGACTGTGAACTGCTGGTTGTCGGTGGGCGGCGTCTGGCACGCCGACCGAGGATTTTCGGGGAAAACCGCCTGGAAAGGCTCTTTCGTTTGACCCCGGTCAACACCATTGCCTATTACGCCGGGAGCGAATGA